The Plasmodium malariae genome assembly, chromosome: 3 genome window below encodes:
- the PmUG01_03030500 gene encoding conserved Plasmodium protein, unknown function, with the protein MGLGELKGDIMKKDFINNENILLYDEKVDKNKKKRKKKKDNNCFVNLREWTIKVQKRYAKKLKKCEQEKSAENNESSVQVDQNNYQSSCSSSFKSRSSLGKKINYSSDESNFDSDMELRIRKYLKLDYNDNYKKKKKKEKEKEKEDIQNGENDESGKKDGNGESGKKDEKDENDKNNINGKNNINGKNNINDENSKNDENDKNDKNDKNDKNVQSDKNDKNDKNVQSDQNDKNANSECCEASHIVESVTGLDKQNETEEGQNIVVNNNKNEKDSSKDKEKFETAEGVVTISNENVDVKEEKPKNVTTKQQGDINNLIKNDGKNDTKLNACSSNKMIKDCTDQENIKDKNQQLKRNYPNNSKDNLDKGNNQTMCKNINKNNNEDMKKWSTHDDGAHANDNKSGKAEKVVKENNNTDCKLKKNNAPNVRNDTTSGLYNIAYEKGKVEKEEKGVEKGVEKGVEKGVEKGVEKGVEKGVEKGVEKGVEKGVEKGVEKGVEKGVEKGVEKGVEKGVEKGVEKGVEKGVEKGVEKGVEKGVEKGERKAQRKAQGKARKGAEKGVEKGAGKGVEKGVEKGVEKGVQEVIQKRVQEEVEKGVQEKAEKEGEGEKQKNNSNPRSNSVNAKLSNNEIKLDCEKGTDGDIKKDAHPVKKYAEEHRHHNENSHGRNDRDKNCHSTSKESAKKNSHNKKHVENIDSKNVKDEGSSRKKYSNSYNKEEGIKEKDKKISVDKDESNCIAVNLNNNSKSRLAQNLNEKKKRDNSHNSVRKNTQNNDSVHIDKERDKTREKEKEKGEVEKHERRNKPSEMERENENEKNKRRNRVRDKEREKEKDRERVKEREKERDRNKEREKEIERVKERERERERDRDRERDRDRDRERDKEREWVREREKERERERDRMIQKDREMERDRNREVERDRNRETERDRNRETERDRNRETGRDRNRETERDRNRERERERQIESDKNISKNTEKKNSKNNNLGHENLKKKYNGIESNINRKRLHINENDSNNSSNHAAKKIIINDEDAHYELGDKDRYVYNSSDMHSRKYYSNKNKTNDSDNWEKKMSKLKEKLIKKNMNK; encoded by the exons ATGGGTCTAGGTGAGTTAAAAGGcgatattatgaaaaaagattttataaacaatgaaaatattttattatacgaTGAAAAAGTtgataagaataaaaagaaaagaaaaaagaagaaagacAATAATTGTTTTGTAAATTTACGAGAATGGACAATTAAAGTTCAAAAAAGATATgcaaagaaattaaaaaaatgtgaacAAGAAAAATCTGcagaaaataatgaaagtaGTGTTCAAGTTGATCAGAATAACTATCAGTCATCATGCTCTTCTTCCTTCAAATCGCGATCTAGtctaggaaaaaaaattaattattcttcGGACGAGTCAAATTTCGACTCAGATATGGAGCTAAGAATaaggaaatatttaaaattagattataatgataattataaaaaaaaaaaaaagaaagaaaaagaaaaagaaaaagaagatattCAAAACGGCGAGAACGATGAGAGCGGTAAAAAGGATGGGAACGGTGAGAGTGGCAAAAAGGATGAGAAGGATGAAAAcgataaaaacaatataaacggtaaaaacaatataaacggtaaaaacaatataaacgATGAAAACAGTAAAAACGATGAGAACGATAAAAACGATAAAAACGATAAAAACGATAAAAATGTTCAAagtgataaaaatgataaaaatgataaaaatgttcaaagtgatcaaaatgataaaaatgctAATAGTGAATGTTGTGAAGCTAGCCATATTGTGGAAAGCGTCACAGGTCTGGATAAACAGAATGAAACTGAGGAGGGTCAAAACATAGTAGTGAATAACAATAAGAACGAAAAAGATAGCAgtaaagataaagaaaaatttgaaaCTGCCGAAGGGGTAGTAACTATCAGTAATGAGAATGTAGATGTGAAGGAGGAAAAACCAAAAAACGTTACAACAAAACAGCAGGGAGACATAAAcaatttgataaaaaatgatgGAAAAAATGACACGAAATTAAATGCTTGTAGttcaaataaaatgattaagGATTGTACAGATCAGGAAAATATCAAAGATAAAAATCAACAGCTTAAAAGAAATTACCCAAATAATAGCAAGGATAATTTAGATAAAGGTAATAATCAAACCatgtgtaaaaatattaataaaaataataatgaggATATGAAAAAGTGGAGCACACACGATGATGGTGCGCATgcaaatgataataaaagtGGTAAAGCCGAAAAGGTCGTAAAGGAAAATAACAACACGGATTGCAAactaaagaaaaataatgcaCCTAACGTTCGAAATGATACCACAAGTGGTTTATATAATATCGCTTATGAGAAAGGGAAAGtggaaaaagaagagaaaggCGTAGAGAAAGGCGTAGAGAAAGGCGTAGAGAAAGGCGTAGAGAAAGGCGTAGAGAAAGGCGTAGAGAAAGGCGTAGAGAAAGGCGTAGAGAAAGGCGTAGAGAAAGGCGTAGAGAAAGGCGTAGAGAAAGGCGTAGAGAAAGGCGTAGAGAAAGGCGTAGAGAAAGGCGTAGAGAAAGGCGTAGAGAAAGGCGTAGAGAAAGGCGTAGAGAAAGGCGTAGAGAAAGGCGTAGAGAAAGGCGTAGAGAAAGGCGTAGAGAAAGGCGAGAGAAAGGCGCAGAGAAAGGCGCAGGGAAAGGCGCGGAAAGGCGCAGAGAAAGGCGTAGAGAAAGGCGCAGGGAAAGGCGTAGAGAAAGGAGTAGAGAAAGGAGTAGAGAAAGGAGTACAGGAAGTAATACAGAAAAGAGTACAGGAAGAAGTAGAGAAAGGAGTACAGGAAAAGGCAGAAAAGGAAGGAGAAggggaaaaacaaaaaaataattcaaatcCTCGCAGTAATTCTGTAAATGCAAAATTGTcgaataatgaaataaagttAGATTGTGAAAAAG GTACCGATggtgatattaaaaaagatgcGCATCCAGTAAAGAAGTATGCAGAAGAGCATAGACATCATAATGAGAATTCACATGGAAGGAATGATAGAGATAAAAATTGCCATTCTACCTCAAAGGAaagtgcaaaaaaaaatagtcataataaaaaacatgtggaaaatatagatagtaaaaatgtaaaagacGAAGGATCAAGTAGGAAAAAGTATTCAAATAGTTATAACAAAGAAGAAGgtataaaagaaaaggataaaaaaatttctgtAGATAAAGATGAGTCTAATTGTATAGCTGTTAACTTAAACAATAACAGTAAGTCTCGGCTGGCACAAAAtttgaatgaaaaaaaaaaaagagataattCGCATAATAGTGTACGAAAGAATACACAGAATAATGACTCTGTTCATATTGATAAAGAAAGGGATAAGACTAGAgagaaagaaaaggaaaaaggtgAAGTAGAAAAACATGAAAGGAGAAATAAACCAAGTGAAATGGAaagagaaaatgaaaatgagaaGAACAAACGGAGAAACAGAGTAAGAGATAAGGAAAGGGAAAAGGAGAAGGACAGAGAGAGGGTTAAAGAGAGGGAGAAAGAAAGAGatagaaataaagaaaggGAGAAAGAAATAGAAAGGGTTAAAGAGAGAGAACGGGAAAGGGAGAGAGACAGAGACAGAGAAAGGGACAGAGATAGAGACAGAGAAAGAGACAAGGAAAGAGAATGGGTTCGAGAAAGGGAGAAAGAACGGGAGAGAGAACGAGATAGAATGATTCAAAAGGATAGAGAAATGGAGAGGGACAGAAATAGAGAGGTAGAAAGGGATAGAAATAGAGAGACAGAAAGAGATAGAAATAGAGAGACCGAAAGGGATAGAAATAGAGAGACAGGAAGGGATAGAAATAGAGAAACAGAAAGGGATAGAAATAGAGAAAGAGAGAGAGAAAGGCAGATTGAAAGTGATAagaatatttctaaaaatacagaaaaaaaaaattctaaaaaCAACAATTTAGGTCAtgagaatttaaaaaaaaagtataatggAATTGaatcaaatataaataggaAGAGgttacatataaatgaaaacgatagtaataatagtagtaatcaTGCAgcaaagaaaattataataaatgatgAAGATGCACATTATGAGCTTGGAGATAAGGATAGATATGTTTACAACTCTAGTGATATGCATtcaagaaaatattattccaacaaaaataaaacaaatgatAGTGATAACTGGGAAAAGAAAATGTCCAAATtgaaggaaaaattaattaaaaaaaacatgaacaagtaa